A stretch of DNA from Bacillota bacterium:
CGTTAATTTGCATTGTTCTTTTCATTATGCTTTAGAATTCAATTATTAAAACATTTATTTTTTTGCTAACTTCTACAAATCCATCGATTAGAATTTTTCCTTTTTCATAAAGTATGTCAAACATTTCTGGATTTGTATCTATTAAGTGCGCAAAGGATTCATAAGGTCGTCTGATCGATGCTGTTCTGTGATGCCCTGCAACTACTATTTTATTTGGAATTGATTTTAATTCATGTTCATAAGACCAAACAAAATCCCTTAAAGAAGTATCTCTCCAATTTTTCATAGATCCATTAATTCCTCCATGAACGAAGATGTAGTCATTCATTTCAATGAAATAAGGAAATGATTTAAGCCAATTTAAAAGGTATGGAAATTTATTTCTTATTAATTCACTTATTTCTTCTTTTTTAAAATCCATTTCCAATTCCAATTCAGATAAACTTTCTAGGGTATTTAGAAAACCATTATGAATAATGTTAAAGATTGTTTTTTGAAATTGATTTTCTAAAAAATCAATTAAAAACAAATCATGATTTCCAATAATAATCTCAACTTTTTTATCTAGACTTAAGCTATAAAGATATTCAAGAACTTCTTTTGATTGAGTTCCTCGGTCAAAAAGATCTCCAAGAACCAGTAATTTATGATGTGGATTATTTAAGTCATACCCAGCATTTTTAAGAGAAACAATCAATTCATTGAAATGTCCATGGATATC
This window harbors:
- a CDS encoding fructose-bisphosphatase class III; translation: MENILFVVSDIHGHFNELIVSLKNAGYDLNNPHHKLLVLGDLFDRGTQSKEVLEYLYSLSLDKKVEIIIGNHDLFLIDFLENQFQKTIFNIIHNGFLNTLESLSELELEMDFKKEEISELIRNKFPYLLNWLKSFPYFIEMNDYIFVHGGINGSMKNWRDTSLRDFVWSYEHELKSIPNKIVVAGHHRTASIRRPYESFAHLIDTNPEMFDILYEKGKILIDGFVEVSKKINVLIIEF